Genomic window (Euzebya rosea):
CATCAGCTTGTGCCGGCTGAGGGTCGACTCCATCTGGATGCTCATGGCCTCCTCGACCTTCTCGGAGTCCACGCCGTCGAGGATCAGCTGCGCGCCCTTGCGCAGGAAGGCGTCCTCGATGCCGTCCAGCCGTGACTCCAGCGCCAGCACGCCCTCACGGCGCGCCACGTCGGCCAGCTGGGCCATCATCGTGACGGTCCCCGAGTTCTCGAACGTCGCGCCCTTGATGGCCTTGATCGCCGTCTTGGGGATCCGTCCCAGGTCCTCCTTGTTCAGGCCGGTCATCCCTGCGCCGAGGGCGCCGAAGAAGACCAGCACGAACGACGACGGGCCGATCAGCGGTCCGAAGCTGTTCCCGTCGATCAGCGTCGAGACGATGATCGCGAGGAAGGAGAGTACGAGCCCTCCGATGAGTGCCATGTCCATATGTGCGTTCCTGCCTCATCCGTGAAGCAACGGCCCCGCCACCCTGGCGGAACCTCCACACTTCGATCGGCACGCCCGGGGGCCACCTGAAGCCTCGGACCACACCTTTCCGATCCGGCGTTGCACGGGACGCTCAGACGCGCCTCGGACGGGCCGATCCACCTGTTGTCACGGTTGTCGTGCTCCGGCGTGTCATTGCGCCCACGGGTAGGGTGGCCTCCAGGTTGGGATCACGATCCGTCCCTCTGCCATCGGAGTGACGCGATACCCTTCACCGACTCCCCGCTACCGCCTTCAGGGGGCAGACGATATGTTCGAACGCTTCACCGACCGAGCCCGGCGAGTCGTAGTGCTCGCGCAAGAAGAAGCTCGGATGCTCAACCACAACTACATCGGCACCGAGCACATCCTGCTCGGGCTGATCCACGAGGGAGAAGGCGTCGCTGCGAAGGCGCTGGAGTCCCTCGGCATCTCCCTGGAAGGCGTGCGCGAGCAGGTCGAGGAGATCATCGGCCAGGGGCAGACCGCCCCTGCCGGCCACATTCCCTTCACGCCCCGCGCGAAGAAGGTCCTCGAGCTGTCCCTGCGGGAAGCGCTGCAGCTCGGCCACAACTACATCGGGACCGAGCACATCCTGCTCGGGCTGATCCGCGAGGGCGAGGGCGTCGCGGCCCAGGTCCTGCAGAAGCTCGGCGCCGACCTGAACCGGGTGCGCCAGCAGGTCATCCAGCTGCTCAGCGGCTACGCCGGTGGTGAGGGCTCCCCGTCGGGCAGCCCCAAGGCAGGCGTTGCCCCCGGCAGCCAGGGCGAGGGCGAGTCCAAGGGCTCCCCGGTGCTCGACCAGTTCGGTCGCAACCTCACCCAGCACGCCCGCGAAGGCAAGCTCGACCCGGTCATCGGCCGCAAGCGCGAGATCGAGCGGGTCATGCAGGTGCTGTCGCGCCGGCGCAAGAACAACCCCGTGCTCATCGGCGAGCCGGGTGTCGGCAAGACCGCGATCGTCGAGGGCCTCGCCCAGATGATCGTGTCGGGCAACATCCCCGAGACGCTGAAGGACAAGCAGCTCTACACCCTGGACCTCGGCGCACTGGTCGCCGGTTCCCGGTACCGCGGTGACTTCGAGGAGCGCCTCAAGAAGGTGCTCAAGGAGATCACCACCCGCGGCGACATCATCCTGTTCATCGACGAGCTGCACACGCTCGTCGGCGCGGGTGCCGCCGAGGGTGCGATCGACGCCGCCAGCATCCTCAAGCCGATGCTGGCCCGCGGCGAGCTGCAGACCATCGGTGCCACCACGATCGACGAGTACCGCAAGCACCTGGAGAAGGACGCGGCGCTCGAGCGTCGTTTCCAGCCGATCACGGTGGAGGAACCCTCCATCGTCCACACGATCGAGATCCTCAAGGGCCTGCGCGACAGCTACGAGGCCCACCACCGCGTCACCATCACCGACGCGGCGCTGGTGGCCTCCGCCAACCTCGCCGACCGCTACATCTCCGACCGCTTCCTTCCGGACAAGGCCATCGACCTGCTCGACGAGGCCGGCTCCCGGCTTCGCATCCGTCGCCTGACCGCGCCGCCGGACCTGCAGGACCTCGAGGACGAGGCCAACAAGGTCCGCAAGCAGAAGGAACAGGCGATCGACGACCAGGACTTCGAGAAGGCGGCGCGCCTGCGCGACGAAGAGAAGAAGCTCCTCGAGCGTCGTGCCGAGCGCGAGAAGGAATGGAAGTCCTCTGGCCTGGACACCGTCCTGACCCTGGACGAGGAGGACATCGCCGAGGTCCTCAGCAACTGGACGGGCATCCCGGTCTTCAAGCTGACCGAGGAGGAGACCCAGAAGCTGCTGCGGATGGAGGCCGAGCTCCACAAGCGGATCATCGGCCAGGAAGAGGCCATCGTGGCCGTCTCCAAGTCCATCCGTCGGACCCGGTCCGGCCTGAAGGACCCCAAGCGTCCGTCCGGCTCGTTCATCTTCCTCGGCCCCTCCGGTGTCGGGAAGACCGAGCTGGCCAAGACGCTGGCGGAGTTCCTGTTCGGCGACGAGGACGCCCTGATCCACCTCGACATGTCGGAGTACCAGGAGAAGCACACGGTCAGCCGCCTGATCGGTTCGCCTCCCGGCTACGTCGGCTACGAGGAGGGCGGCCAGCTGACCGAGGCGGTGCGCCGTCGGCCGTTCAGCGTGGTGCTTTTCGACGAGGTCGAGAAGGCCCACCCGGACGTCTTCAACTCCCTGCTGCAGATCCTCGAGGACGGTCGCCTGACCGACTCGCAGGGCAAGGCCGTGGACTTCAAGAACACCGTGCTGATCATGACCTCCAACCTGGGGACCCGGAACCTCGGCAAGACGCCGACCGGTTTCGCTGCCCAAGCGGACGAGAAGTCGCACTACGAGCAGATGAAGGAGCAGGTCGACGACGAGCTCAAGCGCCACTTCCGGCCCGAGTTCCTCAACCGCATCGACGACACGATCGTCTTCCACCCGCTGACCCAGGCGCAGGTCAAGAACATCGTCGACCTGATGATGAAGCGCGTGAAGGAGCAGCTGAAGGCCAAGGCACTCGACATCGAGCTGACCGAGGACGCCAAGGACTGGCTGAGCCTGAAGGGTTACGACCCGACCCTGGGTGCCCGTCCGCTGCGCCGCACCATCCAGCGCGAGATCGAGGACGTGCTCAGCGAGAAGCTGCTGTACGGCGAGTTCTCCGCCAACCAGCTGATCGTCGCCGACATCGAGGACGACGCTGTGGTCTTCCGGGCCATGGACGCTCCCGAGGTGCCGCCGATGGAGCTGGCGAGCGCCGAGGACTGACCGTTCGAGTCGTCGGAGGAGCGTCGTGCATCGCACGGCGCTCCTCCTGCGTTCGGTGCAGGGGCGCCGGTGTCGCGGTGTTGGTGGATGTGACGCAGCGAGGACAAGTTGTTGGCTCCGGGTTCACCTCGGGCTACGATGAGGTAACGCTTCGTTCGTGATCCGGACAACGAGTCACGTGAAGCTCACCACACGACGTCGATCCGTTCCCGGCGGGCGCCAAGAGCCCAGGTGATCAGGGGGGACGTCAACGCACAGCACAGGCCCGACGCACCAAGCGCGTCGGGCCCTCGCTCGTTCAGGATGGCGCTCGTTCGTCCAGGGCCCGCTCGTCCTTGGGGCTCAGTCGTTCCGGAACCCGGAGAATCGGGACTGGTCCGGTGGGTTGACGCACGGTAGTATTGCTCTTGCCCTTCGTAGTCGCCTGAGGAGCAGGGGTGCCCGTGCCTGAGCTGCTGATCGCCGTTGCCACCGTCGGGCTGCTCGGTGTCGTCACCGCCCGCGCTGCCGGCCGCAGGCGTGCTGCGGTCGTCGCACCCGAGGTGGTCGCGAAGGTCGTCCACCGCGCCCGCGAGGCCGTGGGGGTCGACGCCGCGCTCCGTCATCTCCTCGACGGGCTGGCGACGGCCACGGGAGCCACCCGGGCCGACGCGCTCTTCGTGACGCCACCGAACAAGGCGGTTGCCAGGGTCTCGCTGGAGGACGGTCAGCTGACCACCATCGAGACGCGCCCGCCGGAGGAGCTGTGCGAGCTGATGACCGCGTGGTTGGCGGTGGACCCCCGGCCGGCCGACCTCCGCGAGGGCGACGCCCACCCGCTGCGGCCGTGGCTGGCACGGATGGGTGTCGACGACGCGATCGTCGTCCCGTTGATGGACAGCGAACCGCTCGGC
Coding sequences:
- a CDS encoding motility protein A; translation: MALIGGLVLSFLAIIVSTLIDGNSFGPLIGPSSFVLVFFGALGAGMTGLNKEDLGRIPKTAIKAIKGATFENSGTVTMMAQLADVARREGVLALESRLDGIEDAFLRKGAQLILDGVDSEKVEEAMSIQMESTLSRHKLMIAFYEAVGGYLPTFGMIGTVIGLINMLGNLSDPSQLGAGMAVALLTTLYGVMFANLAFMPIAGKLKLLMEQEQTAMKVVLDGVLSIQAGMSPQMLVERLESYLPPAEQQGYSDRMAAAA
- a CDS encoding ATP-dependent Clp protease ATP-binding subunit, with the translated sequence MFERFTDRARRVVVLAQEEARMLNHNYIGTEHILLGLIHEGEGVAAKALESLGISLEGVREQVEEIIGQGQTAPAGHIPFTPRAKKVLELSLREALQLGHNYIGTEHILLGLIREGEGVAAQVLQKLGADLNRVRQQVIQLLSGYAGGEGSPSGSPKAGVAPGSQGEGESKGSPVLDQFGRNLTQHAREGKLDPVIGRKREIERVMQVLSRRRKNNPVLIGEPGVGKTAIVEGLAQMIVSGNIPETLKDKQLYTLDLGALVAGSRYRGDFEERLKKVLKEITTRGDIILFIDELHTLVGAGAAEGAIDAASILKPMLARGELQTIGATTIDEYRKHLEKDAALERRFQPITVEEPSIVHTIEILKGLRDSYEAHHRVTITDAALVASANLADRYISDRFLPDKAIDLLDEAGSRLRIRRLTAPPDLQDLEDEANKVRKQKEQAIDDQDFEKAARLRDEEKKLLERRAEREKEWKSSGLDTVLTLDEEDIAEVLSNWTGIPVFKLTEEETQKLLRMEAELHKRIIGQEEAIVAVSKSIRRTRSGLKDPKRPSGSFIFLGPSGVGKTELAKTLAEFLFGDEDALIHLDMSEYQEKHTVSRLIGSPPGYVGYEEGGQLTEAVRRRPFSVVLFDEVEKAHPDVFNSLLQILEDGRLTDSQGKAVDFKNTVLIMTSNLGTRNLGKTPTGFAAQADEKSHYEQMKEQVDDELKRHFRPEFLNRIDDTIVFHPLTQAQVKNIVDLMMKRVKEQLKAKALDIELTEDAKDWLSLKGYDPTLGARPLRRTIQREIEDVLSEKLLYGEFSANQLIVADIEDDAVVFRAMDAPEVPPMELASAED